The following are encoded together in the Conger conger chromosome 11, fConCon1.1, whole genome shotgun sequence genome:
- the srrd gene encoding SRR1-like protein isoform X1 produces the protein MQVCFRCNMANSGGEWQRARRRKGAARREKQCQADGRDFGNAEDKSRIQRRIAETVAELRGEEFWLEWKELLSRFLASEITGTSENKGTLENDSSLRSCGLDCVCYGLGSFSACVSARYQLAMLILLLDTLRVPPVQCSMFDPVFTPAECEVLQALGFTVLTENEEGKRPVSRPTLFYLIHCGKALYNNLLWRNWSPRALPLLTIVGNSFHSIQERMVRRDLKKNYSFISDVIGACEEMTLPCSPRFLDVFSDTALLRFPPQRLASLHPHTWTQASEPDYQHCEDLEIIQRDQGQPTPTHLDTSL, from the exons ATGCAGGTCTGCTTCCGTTGCAACATGGCCAACAGCGGCGGTGAGTGGCAGAGGGCACGTCGTCGCAAGGGGGCAGCAAGGAGAGAGAAGCAGTGCCAGGCGGATGGCCGAGATTTTGGGAACGCAGAGGACAAGTCCCGAATCCAGAGGAGAATCGCagagactgt GGCAGAGCTACGGGGCGAAGAGTTCTGGCTGGAATGGAAGG AGCTGCTGTCCCGTTTTCTGGCCTCAGAGATTACGGGGACCTCAGAGAATAAGGGGACTTTGGAGAACGACTCCAGCCTCCGCAGTTGTGGGCTTGACTGCGTGTGTTACGGACTGGGCAGCTTCTCTGCGTGCGTTTCTGCCCGATACCAGCTGGCCATGCTTATACTGCTGCTGGACACGCTGAGG GTTCCTCCAGTGCAGTGCAGCATGTTTGACCCAGTCTTCACCCCAGCAGAGTGCGAGGTGCTGCAGGCTCTCGGCTTCACGGTGTTGACCGAAAACGAG GAGGGGAAGAGGCCTGTGTCCAGACCCACGCTGTTCTACCTGATCCACTGTGGGAAGGCCCTATACAATAACCTGCTGTGGAGAAACTGGAGCCCCCGGGCCCTGCCTCTGCTCACCATCGTGGGCAACAGCTTCCACAGCATCCAGGAGAG GATGGTGCGACGAGACCTTAAGAAAAACTACAGCTTCATTTCAGAT GTGATTGGTGCTTGTGAGGAGATgaccctgccctgctccccGCGCTTTCTGGACGTGTTCAGCGACACAGCGTTACTACGCTTCCCGCCCCAGCGCCTGGCAagcctacacccacacacctggaCACAAGCCTCTGAGCCAGACTACCAGCACTGTGAGGACCTGGAGATCATTCAGAGAGACCAGGGCCagcctacacccacacacctggaCACAAGCCTCTGA
- the srrd gene encoding SRR1-like protein isoform X3 — MAELRGEEFWLEWKELLSRFLASEITGTSENKGTLENDSSLRSCGLDCVCYGLGSFSACVSARYQLAMLILLLDTLRVPPVQCSMFDPVFTPAECEVLQALGFTVLTENEEGKRPVSRPTLFYLIHCGKALYNNLLWRNWSPRALPLLTIVGNSFHSIQERMVRRDLKKNYSFISDVIGACEEMTLPCSPRFLDVFSDTALLRFPPQRLASLHPHTWTQASEPDYQHCEDLEIIQRDQGQPTPTHLDTSL, encoded by the exons AT GGCAGAGCTACGGGGCGAAGAGTTCTGGCTGGAATGGAAGG AGCTGCTGTCCCGTTTTCTGGCCTCAGAGATTACGGGGACCTCAGAGAATAAGGGGACTTTGGAGAACGACTCCAGCCTCCGCAGTTGTGGGCTTGACTGCGTGTGTTACGGACTGGGCAGCTTCTCTGCGTGCGTTTCTGCCCGATACCAGCTGGCCATGCTTATACTGCTGCTGGACACGCTGAGG GTTCCTCCAGTGCAGTGCAGCATGTTTGACCCAGTCTTCACCCCAGCAGAGTGCGAGGTGCTGCAGGCTCTCGGCTTCACGGTGTTGACCGAAAACGAG GAGGGGAAGAGGCCTGTGTCCAGACCCACGCTGTTCTACCTGATCCACTGTGGGAAGGCCCTATACAATAACCTGCTGTGGAGAAACTGGAGCCCCCGGGCCCTGCCTCTGCTCACCATCGTGGGCAACAGCTTCCACAGCATCCAGGAGAG GATGGTGCGACGAGACCTTAAGAAAAACTACAGCTTCATTTCAGAT GTGATTGGTGCTTGTGAGGAGATgaccctgccctgctccccGCGCTTTCTGGACGTGTTCAGCGACACAGCGTTACTACGCTTCCCGCCCCAGCGCCTGGCAagcctacacccacacacctggaCACAAGCCTCTGAGCCAGACTACCAGCACTGTGAGGACCTGGAGATCATTCAGAGAGACCAGGGCCagcctacacccacacacctggaCACAAGCCTCTGA
- the srrd gene encoding SRR1-like protein isoform X2, translating to MANSGGEWQRARRRKGAARREKQCQADGRDFGNAEDKSRIQRRIAETVAELRGEEFWLEWKELLSRFLASEITGTSENKGTLENDSSLRSCGLDCVCYGLGSFSACVSARYQLAMLILLLDTLRVPPVQCSMFDPVFTPAECEVLQALGFTVLTENEEGKRPVSRPTLFYLIHCGKALYNNLLWRNWSPRALPLLTIVGNSFHSIQERMVRRDLKKNYSFISDVIGACEEMTLPCSPRFLDVFSDTALLRFPPQRLASLHPHTWTQASEPDYQHCEDLEIIQRDQGQPTPTHLDTSL from the exons ATGGCCAACAGCGGCGGTGAGTGGCAGAGGGCACGTCGTCGCAAGGGGGCAGCAAGGAGAGAGAAGCAGTGCCAGGCGGATGGCCGAGATTTTGGGAACGCAGAGGACAAGTCCCGAATCCAGAGGAGAATCGCagagactgt GGCAGAGCTACGGGGCGAAGAGTTCTGGCTGGAATGGAAGG AGCTGCTGTCCCGTTTTCTGGCCTCAGAGATTACGGGGACCTCAGAGAATAAGGGGACTTTGGAGAACGACTCCAGCCTCCGCAGTTGTGGGCTTGACTGCGTGTGTTACGGACTGGGCAGCTTCTCTGCGTGCGTTTCTGCCCGATACCAGCTGGCCATGCTTATACTGCTGCTGGACACGCTGAGG GTTCCTCCAGTGCAGTGCAGCATGTTTGACCCAGTCTTCACCCCAGCAGAGTGCGAGGTGCTGCAGGCTCTCGGCTTCACGGTGTTGACCGAAAACGAG GAGGGGAAGAGGCCTGTGTCCAGACCCACGCTGTTCTACCTGATCCACTGTGGGAAGGCCCTATACAATAACCTGCTGTGGAGAAACTGGAGCCCCCGGGCCCTGCCTCTGCTCACCATCGTGGGCAACAGCTTCCACAGCATCCAGGAGAG GATGGTGCGACGAGACCTTAAGAAAAACTACAGCTTCATTTCAGAT GTGATTGGTGCTTGTGAGGAGATgaccctgccctgctccccGCGCTTTCTGGACGTGTTCAGCGACACAGCGTTACTACGCTTCCCGCCCCAGCGCCTGGCAagcctacacccacacacctggaCACAAGCCTCTGAGCCAGACTACCAGCACTGTGAGGACCTGGAGATCATTCAGAGAGACCAGGGCCagcctacacccacacacctggaCACAAGCCTCTGA
- the tfip11 gene encoding tuftelin-interacting protein 11 produces the protein MSMSHLYGRTDDPDNDGVEIENFEVTDWDLANEFNPERRRHRQTKEEATYGIWAERDSDDERPSFGGKRSKDYSAPVSFVSAGLRKTAAEEKQPQRGSDDSESEGEGPPPPPAREAAPKKLQTGGNFKCSQKTFAGGIRAGQDLGNWEKHTRGIGQKLLQKMGYVPGKGLGKNAQGIVNPIEAKVRKGKGAVGAYGNERTQQSLQDFPVVDSEEEEEKEFQRELGQWRREPGTGKKKPKYSYRTVDELKERGKLAGRSITTPAGELAQVKVIDMTGREQKVYYSYSQLSKKHSVPEEAPLSVSTRDQKPSGFVLPELEHNLQLLIDLTEQDILQSARRLQHERDLVVSLAHESSTLQERMAEEQEALSRLEGVLELVERFEAAESGVVEDDQGPPPLTLQECANIFETLQNDYYQEYKSLGLGDLAVAVVHPLLREQLRGWDPLKDSTYKLEEVGQWRAILESSQLHNSNPDSSHMDPYHRLLWEVWIPVMRTAVSQWQPRNVGPMVDCVESWAPLLPLWILDNLQEQLIFPRLQREVENWNPLTDTVPIHSWLHPWLPLLQARLEPLYPPIRSKLAHALQRWHPSDGSARLILQPWKEVFTPGAWEAFMVKNIVPKLALCLGELVVNPHQQHMDPFHWVMDWEGMLSLSSLVGLLDKNFFPKWLQVLCSWLSNSPNYEEITKWYLGWKSMFSDTVLAHPLVKEKFNEALDIMNRAVSSGIGVYLQPGARENIAYLTHTERRKDFQYEALQERREAESVAQRAIGAAGVPTNFKDLIQAKAEENNIVFMPLVAKRHEGKQLYTFGRIVIYIDRGVVFVQGEKTWVPTSLQSLIDMAK, from the exons ATGTCTATGTCCCACCTGTACGGGCGGACAGACGATCCGGATAATGATGGGGTGGAGATTGAAAATTTTGAAGTGACAGATTGGGATTTGGCAAATGAATTCAACCCCGAACGTCGCCGACATCGACAGACAAAGGAGGAAGCCACTTATGGAATATGGGCTGAGCGCGACTCGGACGACGAGAGACCCAGCTTCGGGGGAAAGAG GTCCAAGGATTACTCGGCACCGGTCAGTTTCGTGAGCGCAGGTCTGCGCAAGACCGCTGCGGAGGAGAAGCAGCCGCAGCGGGGCTCCGATGACTCTGaaagtgagggggaggggccccctccacccccagccCGGGAGGCTGCACCCAAAAAACTGCAAACG GGCGGGAACTTCAAATGTTCCCAGAAGACGTTTGCTGGGGGCATCAGGGCCGGACAGGACCTGGGGAACTGGGAGAAGCACACTCGCGGGATTGGCCAAAAGCTGCTGCAAAAGATGGGCTATGTGCCAGGAAAAGGCCTGGGAAAGAACGCTCAGG GTATTGTGAATCCGATTGAAGCCAAGGTGCGGAAGGGTAAGGGTGCGGTTGGGGCGTACGGCAATGAGAGGACACAGCAGTCGCTGCAGGATTTCCCCGTGGTCGACTccgaagaggaggaggagaag GAATTTCAGCGAGAGTTGGGACAATGGCGGCGAGAACCTGGCACAGGGAAGAAGAAGCCCAAATACTCCTACAGGACGGTGGACGAGCTGAAGGAACGAGGCAAGCTGGCCGGCAGAAGCATAACGACCCCAGCTGGAGAACTCGCGCAGGTCAAG GTGATTGACATGACCGGCCGGGAGCAGAAGGTGTACTACAGCTACAGCCAGCTGAGCAAGAAGCACAGTGTGCCGGAGGAGGCCCCGCTCAGCGTGTCTACGCGTGACCAGAAGCCCTCCGGCTTCGTCCTGCCCGAGCTGGAGCACAACCTGCAGCTGCTGATTGACCTGACCGAGCAGGATATCCTGCAG AGTGCGCGGAGGCTGCAGCACGAGCGGGACCTGGTGGTGTCCCTGGCCCACGAGAGCAGCACTCTGCAGGAGAGGATggctgaggagcaggaggcgcTCAGCCGCCTGGAGGGCGTGCTGGAGCTGGTGGAGCGCTTCGAGGCGGCCGAGTCCGGGGTCGTCGAGGACGACCAGGGGCCGCCGCCTCTCACCCTGCAGGAATGCGCCAACATCTTCGAGACGCTGCAGAACGACTATTACCAGGAGTACAAGTCCCTCGGTCTGGGCGATCTGGCTGTGGCGGTCGTGCACCCCCTCCTGCGCGAGCAGCTCCGGGGCTGGGACCCTCTGAAG gACAGTACATACAAACTGGAGGAGGTGGGGCAGTGGCGTGCCATTTTAGAATCTAGCCAGCTTCACAACAGCAACCCTGACAGTTCCCACATGGACCCATACCACAG GCTGCTTTGGGAGGTCTGGATCCCGGTAATGAGGACCGCGGTCTCCCAGTGGCAGCCCAGGAACGTGGGCCCCATGGTGGACTGTGTGGAGAGCTGGGCCCCCCTGCTGCCTCTCTGGATCCTGGACAACCTGCAGGAGCAGCTCATCTTCCccaggctgcagagagag GTGGAGAACTGGAACCCCCTGACGGACACGGTGCCCATCCACTCCTGGCTGCACCCCTGGCTGCCGCTGCTGCAGGCCCGGCTGGAGCCACTCTACCCCCCCATCCGCAGCAAGCTGGCCCACGCCCTGCAGCGCTGGCACCCCAGCGACGGCTCCGCCCGCCTCATCCTGCAGCCCTGGAAGGAGGTCTTCACCCCCGGGGCCTGGGAGGCCTTCATGGTCAAGAACATCGTGCCCAAGCTGG CTCTGTGTCTGGGAGAGCTGGTGGTTAACCCCCATCAGCAGCACATGGATCCTTTCCACTGGGTCATGGACTGGGAGGGAATGCTGTCTCTGTCCAGCCTGGTCGGGCTGCTGGACAAGAACTTCTTCCCCAAATGGCTgcag GTTCTGTGCTCCTGGCTCAGTAACAGCCCAAACTATGAGGAGATCACCAAGTGGTACCTGGGCTGGAAGTCCATGTTCTCCGACACAGTGCTGGCCCACCCTCTGGTCAAGGAGAAGTTCAACGAGGCGTTGGATATCATGAATCGTGCAGTGTCCTCTGGCATCG GTGTGTACCTGCAGCCGGGCGCGAGGGAGAACATCGCCTACCTGACACACACGGAGCGCCGCAAGGACTTCCAGTACGAGGCCCTGCAGGAGCGCCGGGAGGCGGAGAGCGTGGCCCAGCGCGCCATCGGAGCTGCGGGCGTGCCCACCAACTTCAAGGACCTGATCCAGGCCAAGGCCGAGGAGAACAACATCGTCTTCATGCCCCTGGTGGCCAAGCGGCACGAGGGCAAGCAGCTGTATACCTTCGGCCGCATCGTGATCTACATCGACCGCGGGGTGGTGTTCGTGCAGGGGGAGAAGACCTGGGTGCCCACGTCGCTACAGAGCCTGATCGACATGGCCAAGTGA
- the LOC133140914 gene encoding beta-microseminoprotein A1-like, producing the protein MSYVLYIFDALQKNTHTQNQPLTAIMKCLALALLLCAQLSLLHGACYFKPMKPGATDCEDTVDHTKHAIGSTWRNSRCDTCSCTGCCNLPRPVSFPDDCMMELDKAQCKFRVFKKNDPTQLCPFAGVGK; encoded by the exons ATGTCCTATGTTCTGTATATCTTTGACGCACTCCAAaagaacacccacacacaaaaccaaCCATTGACTGCAATCATG AAGTGTCTCGCTCTGGCTTTGCTCCTGTGCGCTCAGCTGTCTCTTCTCCATGGGGCCTGCTACTTCAAACCAATGAAGCCAG GTGCAACTGATTGTGAGGACACTGTGGACCATACCAAGCATGCCATTGGCTCCACCTGGAGAAACTCCCGATGTGACACATGTAGCTGCACCGGGTGCTGCAATCT GCCTAGACCCGTTTCTTTTCCAGATGACTGCATGATGGAGTTGGACAAGGCACAATGTAAATTCAGGGTGTTCAAGAAGAATGACCCCACACAGCTATGCCCCTTTGCCGGAGTTGGGAAGTGA
- the LOC133140912 gene encoding tuftelin-interacting protein 11-like, with amino-acid sequence MDPYHRLLWEVWILVMRTAVSQWQPRNVGPMVDCVESWAPLLPLWILDNLQEQLIFPRRQREVENWNPLTDMVPIHSWLHPWLPLLQARLELLYPPIRSKLAHALQRWHPSDGSARLILQPWKEVFTPGAWEAFMVKNIVPKLALCLGELVVNPHQQHMDPFHWVMDWEGMLSLSSLVGLLDKNFFPKWLQVLCSWLSNSPNYEEITKWYLGWKSMFSDTVLAHPLVKEKFNEALDIMNRAVSSGIGVYLQPGARENIAYLTHTERRKDFQYEALQERREAESVAQRAIGAAGVPTNFKDLIQAKAEENNIVFMPLVAKRHEGKQLYTFGRIVIYIDRGVVFVQGEKTWVPTSLQSLIDMAK; translated from the exons ATGGACCCATACCACAG GCTGCTTTGGGAGGTCTGGATCCTAGTAATGAGGACCGCGGTCTCCCAGTGGCAGCCCAGGAACGTGGGCCCCATGGTGGACTGTGTGGAGAGCTGGGCCCCCCTGCTGCCTCTCTGGATCCTGGACAACCTGCAGGAGCAGCTCATCTTCCCCAGGCGGCAGAGAGAG GTGGAGAACTGGAACCCCCTGACGGACATGGTGCCCATCCACTCCTGGCTGCACCCCTGGCTGCCGCTGCTGCAGGCCCGGCTGGAGCTACTCTACCCCCCCATCCGCAGCAAGCTGGCCCACGCCCTGCAGCGCTGGCACCCCAGCGACGGCTCCGCCCGCCTCATCCTGCAGCCCTGGAAGGAGGTCTTCACCCCCGGGGCCTGGGAGGCCTTCATGGTCAAGAACATCGTGCCCAAGCTGG CTCTGTGTCTGGGAGAGCTGGTGGTTAACCCCCATCAGCAGCACATGGATCCTTTCCACTGGGTCATGGACTGGGAGGGAATGCTGTCTCTGTCCAGCCTGGTCGGGCTGCTGGACAAGAACTTCTTCCCCAAATGGCTgcag GTTCTGTGCTCCTGGCTCAGTAACAGCCCAAACTATGAGGAGATCACCAAGTGGTACCTGGGCTGGAAGTCCATGTTCTCCGACACAGTGCTGGCCCACCCTCTGGTCAAGGAGAAGTTCAACGAGGCGTTGGATATCATGAATCGCGCCGTGTCCTCTGGCATTG GTGTGTACCTGCAGCCGGGCGCGAGGGAGAACATCGCCTACCTGACACACACGGAGCGCCGCAAGGACTTCCAGTACGAGGCCCTGCAGGAGCGCCGGGAGGCGGAGAGCGTGGCCCAGCGCGCCATCGGAGCTGCGGGCGTGCCCACCAACTTCAAGGACCTGATCCAGGCCAAGGCCGAGGAGAACAACATCGTCTTCATGCCCCTGGTGGCCAAGCGGCACGAGGGCAAGCAGCTGTATACCTTCGGCCGCATTGTGATCTACATCGACCGCGGGGTGGTGTTCGTGCAGGGGGAGAAGACCTGGGTGCCCACGTCGCTACAGAGCCTGATCGACATGGCCAAGTGA
- the LOC133141067 gene encoding beta-microseminoprotein A1-like has translation MSYVLYIFDALQKNTHTQNQPLTAIMKCLALALLLCAQLSLLHGACYVKPMKPGATECEDTVDHTKHAIGSTWRNSRCERCECTGCCDMPRPISFPDDCMMELDKEQCEYRVFKKNDPTQLCLFAGVGK, from the exons ATGTCCTATGTTCTGTATATCTTTGACGCACTCCAAaagaacacccacacacaaaaccaaCCATTGACTGCAATCATG AAGTGTCTCGCTCTGGCTTTGCTCCTGTGCGCTCAGCTGTCTCTTCTCCATGGGGCCTGCTACGTAAAACCAATGAAGCCAG GTGCAACTGAGTGTGAGGACACTGTGGACCATACCAAGCATGCCATTGGCTCCACCTGGAGAAACTCCCGATGTGAGAGATGTGAATGCACCGGGTGCTGCGATAT GCCTAGACCCATTTCTTTTCCAGATGACTGCATGATGGAGTTGGACAAGGAACAATGTGAATACAGGGTGTTCAAGAAGAATGACCCCACACAGCTATGCCTCTTTGCCGGAGTTGGGAAGTGA
- the LOC133139974 gene encoding tuftelin-interacting protein 11-like, producing the protein MVQWSARRLQHERDLVVSLAHESSTLQERMAEEQEALGRLEGVLELVERFEAAESGAIEDDQGPPPLTLQECANIFETLQNDYYQEYKSLGLGDLAVAVLHPLLREQLRGWDPLKDSTYKLEEVGQWRAILESSQLHNSNPDSSHMDPYHRLLWEVWIPVMKTAVSQWQPRNVGPMVDCVESWAPLLPLWILDNLQEQLIFPRLQREVENWNPLTDTVPIHSWLHPWLPLLQARLEPLYPPIRSKLAHALQRWHPSDGSARLILQPWKEVFTPGAWEAFMVKNIVPKLALCLGELVVNPHQQHMDPFHWVMDWEGMLSLSSLVGLLDKNFFPKWLQVLCSWLSNSPNYEEITKWYLGWKSMFSNTVLAHPLVKEKFNEALDIMNRAVSSGIGVYLQPGARENIAYLTHTERRKDFQYEALQERREAESVAQRAIGAAGVPTNFKDLIQAKAEENNIVFMPLVAKRHEGKQLYTFGRIVIYIDRGVVFVQGEKTWVPTSLQSLIDMAK; encoded by the exons atggtgcagtgg AGTGCGCGGAGGCTGCAGCACGAGCGGGACCTGGTGGTGTCCCTGGCCCACGAGAGCAGCACCCTGCAGGAGAGGATggctgaggagcaggaggcgcTCGGCCGCCTGGAGGGCGTGCTGGAGCTGGTGGAGCGCTTCGAGGCGGCCGAGTCCGGGGCCATCGAGGACGACCAGGGGCCGCCGCCTCTCACCCTGCAGGAATGCGCCAACATCTTCGAGACGCTGCAGAACGACTATTACCAGGAGTACAAGTCCCTCGGTCTGGGTGATCTGGCTGTGGCGGTCCTGCACCCCCTCCTGCGCGAGCAGCTCCGGGGCTGGGACCCTCTGAAG gACAGTACATACAAACTGGAGGAGGTGGGGCAGTGGCGTGCCATTTTAGAATCTAGCCAGCTTCACAACAGCAACCCTGACAGTTCCCACATGGACCCATACCACAG GCTGCTTTGGGAGGTCTGGATCCCGGTAATGAAGACCGCGGTCTCCCAGTGGCAGCCCAGGAACGTGGGCCCCATGGTGGACTGTGTGGAGAGCTGGGCCCCCCTGCTGCCTCTCTGGATCCTGGACAACCTGCAGGAGCAGCTCATCTTCCccaggctgcagagagag GTGGAGAACTGGAACCCCCTGACGGACACGGTGCCCATCCACTCCTGGCTGCACCCCTGGCTGCCGCTGCTGCAGGCCCGGCTGGAGCCACTCTACCCCCCCATCCGCAGCAAGCTGGCCCACGCCCTGCAGCGCTGGCACCCCAGCGACGGCTCCGCCCGCCTCATCCTGCAGCCCTGGAAGGAGGTCTTCACCCCCGGGGCCTGGGAGGCCTTCATGGTCAAGAACATCGTGCCCAAGCTGG CTCTGTGTCTGGGAGAGCTGGTGGTTAACCCCCATCAGCAGCACATGGATCCTTTCCACTGGGTCATGGACTGGGAGGGAATGCTGTCTCTGTCCAGCCTGGTCGGGCTGCTGGACAAGAACTTCTTCCCCAAATGGCtgcag GTTCTGTGCTCCTGGCTCAGTAACAGCCCAAACTATGAGGAGATCACCAAGTGGTACCTGGGCTGGAAGTCCATGTTCTCCAACACAGTGCTGGCCCACCCTCTGGTCAAGGAGAAGTTCAACGAGGCGTTGGATATCATGAATCGTGCAGTGTCCTCTGGCATTG GTGTGTACCTGCAGCCGGGCGCGAGGGAGAACATCGCCTACCTGACACACACGGAGCGCCGCAAGGACTTCCAGTACGAGGCCCTGCAGGAGCGCCGGGAGGCGGAGAGCGTGGCCCAGCGCGCCATCGGAGCTGCGGGCGTGCCCACCAACTTCAAGGACCTGATCCAGGCCAAGGCCGAGGAGAACAACATCGTCTTCATGCCCCTGGTGGCCAAGCGGCACGAGGGCAAGCAGCTGTATACCTTCGGCCGCATCGTGATCTACATCGACCGCGGGGTGGTGTTCGTGCAGGGGGAGAAGACCTGGGTGCCCACGTCACTACAGAGCCTGATCGACATGGCCAAGTGA